A DNA window from Massilia putida contains the following coding sequences:
- a CDS encoding MFS transporter, protein MSALPAHCDRSLADSTPPSGHADHPNLVLATSILASSLAFIDGSVVNVGLAAIGRDLGGAGADLSWVVNGYLLPLSSLLLLGGAAGDRYGRRRILLAGIVTFALASLLCAWAPRLWLLIGGRVLQGIGAALLLPNSLAILGATFDGKAHGKAIGIWAAAGAAAGAVGPLLGGWLIDTVGWRTVFYINVPIAALAVFLGWRYVDVPRGDKPVALDPPGALLASTGLGCLTWGLAAASADKGVTMASGLAMVAGAVVLLAFLWTERRAGDTAMLPLKLFGSHSFSGLNLMTFLLYGALGALMLLVPYVLIQALQYSAKQAGAALLPFPVVLAIGSPLMGRVAGSHGARLPLSIGALIVAGGFLLGTRIGAGGYATHVLPAIVVIAVGMACVAAPLTTAVLSSVDGSHTGIASGFNSAVARGGGLIATALLGAVLTAQGRALLGPFHAAMIVCAATALASAVCAFVWVRSER, encoded by the coding sequence GTGAGCGCCCTGCCCGCCCATTGCGACCGCTCGCTGGCCGACAGCACGCCGCCGAGCGGCCACGCGGACCACCCGAACCTCGTGCTGGCCACGTCGATCCTGGCAAGCAGCCTCGCGTTCATCGACGGCTCGGTCGTCAACGTCGGCCTGGCCGCCATCGGCCGCGACCTGGGCGGCGCGGGAGCCGACCTGTCGTGGGTGGTCAATGGCTATCTTTTGCCGCTGAGCTCGTTACTGCTGCTGGGCGGCGCCGCCGGCGACCGCTACGGCCGGCGCCGCATCCTGCTCGCGGGCATCGTCACGTTCGCGCTCGCGTCGCTGCTGTGCGCGTGGGCGCCGCGGCTGTGGCTGCTCATCGGCGGGCGCGTGCTGCAAGGCATCGGCGCCGCATTGCTGCTGCCGAACAGCCTCGCCATCCTCGGTGCGACGTTCGACGGCAAGGCGCACGGCAAGGCGATCGGGATCTGGGCCGCGGCCGGCGCCGCCGCGGGCGCCGTCGGGCCGCTGCTGGGCGGCTGGCTGATCGACACGGTCGGCTGGCGCACCGTCTTCTACATCAACGTGCCCATCGCGGCACTGGCGGTCTTCCTCGGCTGGCGCTACGTCGACGTGCCGCGCGGCGACAAGCCGGTGGCGCTCGATCCGCCCGGCGCCTTGCTGGCCAGCACCGGCCTGGGCTGCCTGACATGGGGCCTCGCCGCCGCCTCGGCCGACAAGGGCGTGACGATGGCGTCGGGCCTGGCGATGGTGGCCGGCGCCGTCGTCCTGCTCGCCTTCCTGTGGACCGAACGGCGCGCGGGCGACACAGCCATGCTGCCGCTGAAGCTGTTCGGATCGCACAGTTTTTCCGGCCTGAACCTGATGACCTTTCTGCTGTACGGCGCGCTGGGCGCGCTGATGCTGCTCGTGCCGTATGTGCTGATCCAGGCCCTGCAGTATTCGGCCAAGCAGGCGGGCGCCGCGCTGCTGCCGTTTCCCGTCGTGCTGGCGATCGGCTCGCCGCTGATGGGCCGGGTGGCCGGCAGCCACGGGGCCCGGTTGCCGCTGTCGATCGGCGCGCTGATCGTCGCGGGCGGCTTCCTGCTGGGCACGCGCATCGGCGCCGGCGGCTACGCGACGCACGTGCTGCCCGCGATCGTCGTCATCGCCGTCGGCATGGCGTGCGTGGCGGCGCCGCTGACGACGGCCGTGCTGTCGTCCGTCGACGGCAGCCACACGGGCATCGCGTCCGGCTTCAACAGCGCGGTCGCGCGCGGCGGCGGGCTGATCGCGACCGCGCTGCTGGGTGCCGTGCTGACGGCGCAAGGCCGCGCGCTGCTGGGGCCGTTCCACGCGGCGATGATCGTGTGCGCCGCCACGGCGCTGGCCTCGGCCGTCTGCGCCTTCGTCTGGGTCAGGAGCGAACGTTGA
- a CDS encoding amidase, which translates to MDRRDFVRLGLAAAAAAGMTAKAAGKELDAVLDAGVREQQALMETGKLTSKVLVQRYLARIAAIDKAGPRLNAVIELNPDAPRIAADLDRERGAGKVRGPLHGIPVLLKDNIATGDRMSTSAGSLALDGVRATRDAFVAARLRAAGAVILGKTNLSEWANMRSTHSVSGWSGRGGQTRNPYALDRNTSGSSSGSGAAMAAALATLAIGTETDGSIVSPSSICGIVGIKPTLGLVSRGGIIPIAHSQDTAGPMTRTVADAALLLAAIAGADPDDAATSAFQGKPADFAAALRTDGLRGRRIGVARNFFGNHPAVDAVINAELAILSAQGATLVDVQVPNADKYGDTELEVLLSEFRPDLEAYLAGYAPHAPIRTMADLIAFNDKHAARELRHFGQEHLIAAAARPGLDAKAYRDALANNRRYSREEGIDKVLREEQLDALVAPTGGTGWLTDYINGDHDGPSFSSPAAVAGYPHVTVPAGQVHGLPVGLSFVGGAWSEAALIAMAYAYEQASQRRRAPTFPASVNVRS; encoded by the coding sequence ATGGATCGCAGGGATTTCGTTCGATTGGGACTGGCGGCGGCTGCCGCGGCGGGTATGACCGCGAAGGCGGCGGGCAAGGAACTTGACGCCGTCCTGGACGCCGGCGTGCGCGAGCAGCAGGCGCTGATGGAAACCGGCAAGCTGACGTCGAAGGTGCTCGTGCAGCGCTACCTGGCGCGCATCGCCGCCATCGACAAGGCGGGGCCGCGGCTCAACGCCGTCATCGAACTGAATCCGGACGCGCCCAGGATCGCCGCCGACCTCGACCGCGAACGCGGCGCGGGCAAGGTGCGCGGCCCGCTGCACGGCATTCCCGTCCTGCTGAAGGACAATATCGCGACCGGCGACAGGATGAGCACGAGCGCCGGCTCGCTCGCGCTGGATGGCGTGCGCGCCACGCGCGATGCGTTCGTCGCGGCACGCCTGCGCGCGGCCGGCGCCGTCATCCTCGGCAAGACGAACCTGTCCGAATGGGCGAACATGCGGTCGACGCATTCGGTCAGCGGCTGGAGCGGACGCGGCGGCCAGACGCGCAATCCGTATGCGCTGGACCGCAACACGAGCGGTTCCAGTTCCGGCTCCGGCGCCGCGATGGCGGCCGCGCTCGCAACGCTCGCGATCGGCACGGAGACGGACGGCTCGATCGTGTCGCCGTCGTCGATCTGCGGCATCGTGGGCATCAAGCCGACCCTGGGACTCGTCAGCCGCGGCGGCATCATCCCGATCGCCCATTCGCAGGACACGGCCGGCCCGATGACGCGCACCGTCGCCGACGCCGCGCTGCTGCTCGCCGCCATCGCGGGCGCCGATCCGGATGACGCCGCCACGAGCGCCTTCCAGGGCAAGCCCGCCGATTTCGCGGCCGCGCTGCGGACGGACGGCCTGCGCGGCCGCCGCATCGGCGTGGCGCGCAATTTCTTCGGGAATCACCCGGCCGTCGACGCCGTCATCAACGCCGAACTGGCCATCCTGAGCGCGCAGGGCGCGACGCTCGTCGACGTGCAGGTGCCCAATGCCGACAAATACGGCGACACGGAACTGGAAGTGCTGCTGTCCGAATTCCGGCCCGACCTGGAAGCGTACCTCGCCGGCTACGCGCCGCATGCGCCGATCAGGACGATGGCCGACCTGATTGCGTTCAACGACAAGCACGCCGCGCGCGAATTGCGGCACTTCGGCCAGGAACATCTGATCGCGGCAGCGGCCAGGCCCGGCCTCGACGCGAAGGCCTACCGCGACGCGCTCGCCAACAACCGCCGCTACAGCCGCGAAGAGGGCATCGACAAGGTCCTGCGCGAGGAACAACTGGATGCGCTGGTGGCTCCGACGGGCGGCACCGGATGGCTGACCGACTACATCAATGGCGACCACGACGGCCCCAGCTTTTCATCGCCCGCGGCCGTGGCCGGCTACCCGCATGTGACGGTCCCGGCGGGCCAGGTACACGGACTGCCCGTCGGCCTGTCGTTCGTCGGCGGCGCATGGAGCGAGGCGGCCCTGATCGCGATGGCCTATGCCTACGAACAGGCCAGCCAGCGGCGCCGCGCGCCCACATTCCCCGCGTCCGTCAACGTTCGCTCCTGA
- a CDS encoding elongation factor P — protein sequence MKPAKEIRVGNIIMVDDKPFIVLRSDVNGSSRTGFTYKWKMKNLLTNAPLENVFRGDDKFDVVVLDKKPVTYSYFADPLYVFMDEEYNQYEIEEENMGEAVNYLKDGMACEAVFYDGKAISVELPITIARQVVYTEPAVKGNTSGNVLKEAKIENAIEGKQFTIQVPLFVNQDDTIEIDTRTAEYKRVVRN from the coding sequence ATGAAACCCGCAAAAGAAATCCGTGTCGGCAACATCATCATGGTTGATGACAAGCCTTTCATCGTGCTGCGCTCCGACGTTAACGGCTCGAGCCGCACGGGCTTCACGTACAAGTGGAAGATGAAGAATCTTCTCACCAACGCTCCGCTGGAAAACGTGTTCCGCGGCGACGACAAGTTCGACGTCGTCGTCCTGGACAAGAAGCCGGTGACCTACTCGTACTTCGCCGACCCGCTGTACGTCTTCATGGATGAAGAGTACAACCAGTACGAAATCGAAGAAGAGAACATGGGCGAAGCCGTCAACTACCTGAAAGACGGTATGGCATGCGAAGCCGTGTTCTACGACGGCAAGGCCATCTCGGTCGAACTGCCGATCACCATCGCACGCCAGGTCGTCTACACGGAACCGGCCGTCAAGGGCAATACCTCGGGCAACGTCCTGAAGGAAGCCAAGATCGAGAACGCCATCGAAGGCAAGCAGTTCACGATCCAGGTGCCGCTGTTCGTCAACCAGGACGACACCATCGAAATCGACACCCGTACCGCCGAGTACAAGCGCGTCGTCCGCAACTAA
- the earP gene encoding elongation factor P maturation arginine rhamnosyltransferase EarP codes for MHNDQRSTTLTIFCKVVDNFGDIGICWRLARQLHHEHGIAVTLWVDDLASFRRIWPAVAVDAATQVVDGVRVIHWRDQDGAFVPDDVADIVIEFFGVDIPPGYIAAMAQREPRPVWINYEGLSAEAWVEGCHRLPSMHPRLKLTKHFFFPGFTDKTGGLLRERGLLDARDRFQADPAARAGFLGRLGVTQDAPAALKVSLFCYPHAPLAELFGAWRDGDRAVVCLVPQGVAREHVGDFLGADPVPGAAATRGNLTLRVIPFLSQDDYDRLLWSCDLNFVRGEDSWVRAQWAGRPFIWHIYPQDENLHHVKLRAFLQKYAANLDGLIDFSLRWNGAEGGGVDAPLWTSLQAELPAITERNVEWQTLMLANGDLVSNLLGFARSLR; via the coding sequence ATGCACAACGATCAACGCTCCACGACACTTACCATCTTCTGCAAGGTGGTCGACAACTTCGGCGACATCGGCATCTGCTGGCGTCTCGCGCGGCAGCTGCATCACGAGCACGGCATCGCCGTGACGCTGTGGGTCGACGACCTCGCCAGCTTCCGCCGCATCTGGCCAGCCGTCGCCGTCGATGCCGCGACGCAGGTCGTGGACGGCGTGCGCGTCATCCACTGGCGCGACCAGGACGGCGCATTCGTGCCGGACGACGTGGCCGACATCGTGATCGAATTCTTCGGCGTCGACATCCCGCCCGGCTATATCGCCGCGATGGCGCAGCGCGAGCCGCGGCCCGTGTGGATCAATTACGAAGGTCTCAGTGCCGAAGCGTGGGTCGAAGGCTGCCACAGGCTGCCGTCGATGCACCCGCGCCTCAAGCTGACCAAGCATTTCTTTTTCCCCGGCTTCACCGACAAGACGGGCGGCCTGCTGCGCGAACGGGGCCTGCTCGACGCGCGCGACCGCTTCCAGGCCGACCCCGCAGCGCGCGCCGGATTCCTCGGGCGGCTGGGCGTCACGCAGGATGCGCCGGCGGCGTTGAAGGTCAGCCTGTTCTGCTATCCGCATGCGCCGCTGGCCGAGTTGTTCGGCGCCTGGCGCGACGGTGACCGGGCGGTCGTGTGTCTCGTGCCGCAGGGCGTCGCGCGCGAGCACGTCGGCGATTTCCTCGGCGCCGACCCCGTGCCCGGCGCGGCCGCGACACGCGGCAATCTGACCCTGCGCGTGATCCCGTTCCTGTCGCAGGACGACTACGATCGCCTGCTGTGGTCGTGCGACCTGAACTTCGTCCGCGGCGAGGATTCCTGGGTGCGCGCGCAATGGGCCGGCCGGCCCTTCATCTGGCACATTTATCCGCAAGATGAAAACTTGCATCATGTTAAACTCCGCGCGTTCCTGCAAAAGTACGCGGCGAACCTGGATGGCCTGATCGATTTTTCCCTGCGCTGGAATGGCGCGGAAGGCGGGGGTGTCGACGCGCCTTTGTGGACGTCCCTGCAAGCCGAATTACCGGCAATTACCGAGCGCAATGTCGAATGGCAAACGCTGATGTTGGCGAATGGCGACTTGGTGAGCAATCTGCTCGGTTTCGCCCGGTCGCTGCGGTAG